The following coding sequences lie in one Metopolophium dirhodum isolate CAU chromosome 5, ASM1992520v1, whole genome shotgun sequence genomic window:
- the LOC132944858 gene encoding methyl farnesoate epoxidase-like has product MFFVAAVISVFIIVCILDIITPHKYPIGPTRVPLLGNYLEIRKLRNELGFYHLVWDHLAKCYGQVFSVKLGRIEAVVVSGYDAVRQVLCKDDFDGRPDGFFFRFRAFYKRLGIVFVDGPTWTEQRKFCMQHLRKMGFGGDLMERIIIEEVNDLMLDISRKCENGKPIEVYGLFDVSVLNGLWAMLAGHRFALNDSRLARLMELVHVSFRMLDMSGGILNQMPFIRFLAPKCSGYKYLKQIINEFYTFLKESVEEHKCRANDQEDDFISAFLKEIEKNKESPGSFSEEQLLVILLDLFLAGSETTSSMLSFVILLLLKHQDIQAKVHAELDAVIGDREIHLADKNRLNYLEAVLMEVQRHSNVAPLAIAHRTIRKTSLQEYTIPKDTLVLASIWSVHMDEQHWGDPKVFRPERFLDSTGKIINDSWFMPFGVGRRRCLGEILAKTNIFMFIAKLIQHFEIRIPQGAKLPDKPQDGVTISPSPFSAIFIPRRCLSQ; this is encoded by the exons GCCCTACAAGGGTTCCTTTGCTTGGAAACTATCTTGAAATTCGAAAGCTCAGGAATGAATTAGGATTCTACCATTTGGTTTGGGATCATTTGGCTAAATGTTACGGCCAAGTGTTTTCTGTTAAACTTGGTCGAATAGAAGCAGTGGTTGTTTCTGGATATGATGCAGTACGGCAAGTATTGTGCAAAGACGACTTTGATGGTCGACCTGAtggattttttttcagattCCGGGCTTTTTATAAAAGATTAG gcatAGTATTTGTGGATGGACCAACGTGGACAGAACAAAGAAAATTTTGCATGCAACATTTACGAAAAATGGGATTTGGTGGTGATTTAATGGAAAGAATTATAATTGAAGAAGTTAACGATCTTATGCTGGACATATCAAGAAAATGTGAG AATGGTAAACCAATTGAAGTTTATGGTTTATTCGACGTATCAGTTTTGAACGGTCTTTGGGCAATGTTAGCCGGTCATAGATTTGCGTTGAATGACTCTAGACTTGCAAGACTTATGGAATTAGTACATGTTAGTTTCAGAATGTTAGATATGTCAGGAGGAATATTAAACCAGATGCCATTCATTCGGTTTTTAGCACCTAAATGTTCTGGATACAAATACCTCAAACAGATAATAAATGAGTTCTATACAttcttaaaa GAATCAGTTGAAGAACACAAATGCAGGGCCAATGATCAGGAAGATGATTTTATAAGTGCATTTTTAaaggaaattgaaaaaaataaagaatctCCTGGTTCGTTTTCGGAAGAACAGCTTcttgttattttattggatttattTTTAGCTGGCTCAGAAACTACAAGCAGTATGTTATCATTCGTTATTTTACTTCTCCTTAAACATCAAGATATACAAGCCAAAGTACACGCAGAATTAGATGCAGTAATTGGAGATCGAGAAATTCATCTTGCAGATAAAAACAG GTTGAATTATCTTGAAGCCGTATTAATGGAGGTTCAGAGACATAGTAATGTGGCGCCGTTAGCAATCGCTCATAGAACTATTAGAAAAACCAGCCTACAAGAATACACAATACCAAAA gaTACATTAGTATTGGCGAGTATATGGAGTGTTCATATGGATGAACAGCATTGGGGTGATCCCAAGGTATTTCGACCGGAAAGATTTTTGGACAGTacaggaaaaattataaatgacagTTGGTTTATGCCGTTTGGCGTCg gtAGACGAAGGTGTTTAGGCGAGATATTGGCTAAGaccaatatatttatgttcatCGCCaaattaatacaacattttgaaatacGAATACCTCAAGGAGCCAAATTGCCAGATAAGCCTCAAGATGGTGTCACTATTTCTCCATCTCCATTTTCTGCTATTTTTATACCTAGACGTTGTTTAAgtcaataa